DNA from Toxoplasma gondii ME49 chromosome X, whole genome shotgun sequence:
AGACACGCACATAAGCGCCTAAGTATGCATATGTCTACGCATCTTCAAGGTATGCACATGTGAATTTGGATGAGTGCATTTGTGTGGCTGTATTCCAGTGCCTTTCTCTGGGGATCCACCTTTTTTCAGAATTCAACAGGTCGCCTAATAATCAAAGCGTTCCAAGAATAGTAATCCATTTATAGCCTTCAAGAGGCTCTCAAATCAAAACCTTGAGAGGATCCTGGGGCTTCCTGCACTCGAAGAAGATACGAAGAAGTCATCTAAAAGcgagacggaaaagagaggagctTAAGGTCTATGAACTCTATGCACCCCAATGGCTCAGCAGCACTTCGTTCACCTAACCATCTCCAACGCTGTACACGCACAAAGTTGAGTCTTTACAGTAGACTGTGTAGCTCACTGTACTTCCtttttcactctctctctatacatacatgcatgaaGTGAGCTCAATGACAGAATAATTTATAAAAACACATTTACattcctgcatgcatcgacgtATCTGAATGTGGAAGTCCTTCACATCCATCTCTCTAGACCGGGTCCTGTCTGTGTGAAGATGAGGAAGCTGATGTGTTGCTACCAGTTGGTCTCTTCTCGAGGCAGCGAACGTTCAAAAAACGAATGCTAATTCTGTTCCTATCGTGATGGTTTCTTGGCAAGTTGTTTCCTCGGATCACTTCCCACTCACTCGACGCACATCACCTCTGGGAGGCGTATGCTCGGCAGGAAGGCAAAAACAGACGGATGCATGGCATTGGAAATATAATCTGAGTACCGTGTCCTGCCCGCTGTATGCGCAAACAGACGATACAGGCGAGGACATCACCGGCGTTTGGAGGCATGTTGATTCGTTCGGAAACGCGAGGCAAGAGACATTTCCAGCCATGTTGTTTTCAGGGAAATGATGAGCACATATCCGCCCTCGTTTTGCCTTGCCCAAGCGCGTCTTCGGTGATAAATATGTCTCAACGACGATCAGCGCGGACCCTGAAGCAGTGAGGCGAGACTGTGCAACTTCGTTCTTGAAACTCCAACTCACCGCGAGAAATGCTACCGACCCCTCTTGGTCTCTGGCCTTGCAAGAACGCTGTCGTCCGCTTCATCCCACCTGCCCCTCTCTAGCGTCGAGACACGGgagagtgtggagaaatAGAACAGTAATTTCTCGTAGCTCCACATGACacgtctctgcatgccttAAATGGGGAGAGAAAtgtctcgctctccagcGAGCTTCGCACGGATGTAGTGGTAGAGGAAATCTAGGAGAATCAGAATGTTCAGCGCCTCTGTCAACAAATGGATGCCGCGACCCGTCGGCTCAGATGTATGGAACCACGTGAATGTAAGCCTgcaaaaaacgcaaagaaaACTCCGACCAACAAAGTGACACACGGCGAGGCCTGTCCCATATATCAAGACAAACATGTGTGTATAGAAGTAGCGATACACATCGATGAAGCACCATTAAGTGAGACAGATTTCTTTCGATatcgatctctctctctctctctctatatatatatatacatatatatgcagatagCGATTGATGTAGATTTGTACAGGGCTACTTATATACACAACAACGCCTATGCACTGCGTTCGCACACAGGTAGTCAACTTCCCGTCGACATCTACTTCCACCCACGTCTGCAGATGCAAACTCCTCttcagatatatatatatatatatatatttagtAGATGCATGGCGGCCCATGCATGTGATGGCTTCATGGGTGTGCTGCGGTACCAGTATAGGAAGGCGCAAatgcgagcgaagaagaggagggcgaCGAAGGTGCCGAGGAGGTTGGTGACTTTTCTGGGGCGTTTGTTGTAGAACATGAAGAGTTGCGGCACGAGAGCGAGGGCAAGGACGCTGTCGTTGAAGCACTcccagaaggagaggaaggtcAAGGCGATGAGGCGGAGGCTGCCGTTGCTGGCGATGACCGAGAGGGGCGCCGCGTACTTGGAGCGGCGCAGAAGGAACATAGGACAGGAGatgacgaaggcgacgaagtaGAGAAAGAGCCAAGAGAACTTTTCCACGCAGAACTTCCCGCAGAGCATGCGGCAGAAGCGCTTGCCAAAGTTGTCGCGCTGACTCTCGTAGGTCGAGCTGAAGTATCGGTTGATGTACACGAAGGCAGCGAGTGAGATGAGGGCCGAGGAGCAGTCGACGATGAAGAACTCGGCGTGGATCGGCTTGTTGTGGTACACGAGCAAACAAAGAATAAGAAGAACATTGCTCACTTCGACCCAGACCAAGGCAAAGAGCGACTGAAACGATAAACCGTACGCGTTCCGCTCGCGCTGGACTTTGAGCATCAGGGCTACATACGCCAACAGCCACAAAAGAGCCGTGGCGTAATTGAGCAAGTCATGCAGAAACGACAAGTGATACAGAAAAGGTACACCTTGGTACGACTTCCCAAAGCCCTCGGTCCGAGGACCCCGACCGGCCCCTGGGTCTGACATtgcagagacggcgagacacagaacaagggtcaagaagaggcgactagcagaggcaagagagacagtgaaaaaagcaagagaaggagggaagggagacgaagaaaggacagGGCGTgagggaaaaagaaaaggaatcGAAGCAagagcggaggaagagaggacggggGAAAAAAAAGGTGAACAGCCCGCGGGAAAGTGGACAGGCGGCGACGGTGGACAGAGTACAGAACAAGCAACacggaggaaac
Protein-coding regions in this window:
- a CDS encoding hypothetical protein (encoded by transcript TGME49_224800~Predicted trans-membrane domain (TMHMM2.0):29-52:64-87:96-119:146-166:185-208:224-247:256-279), whose amino-acid sequence is MSDPGAGRGPRTEGFGKSYQGVPFLYHLSFLHDLLNYATALLWLLAYVALMLKVQRERNAYGLSFQSLFALVWVEVSNVLLILCLLVYHNKPIHAEFFIVDCSSALISLAAFVYINRYFSSTYESQRDNFGKRFCRMLCGKFCVEKFSWLFLYFVAFVISCPMFLLRRSKYAAPLSVIASNGSLRLIALTFLSFWECFNDSVLALALVPQLFMFYNKRPRKVTNLLGTFVALLFFARICAFLYWLTFTWFHTSEPTGRGIHLLTEALNILILLDFLYHYIRAKLAGERDISLPI